The following proteins are co-located in the Rhodococcus opacus B4 genome:
- a CDS encoding NAD(P)/FAD-dependent oxidoreductase, producing the protein MQKIVIVGAGLSGLRTAEELRRAGYEGDLILLGGEPHLPYDRPPLSKEVMRGEKSDTTLKPREFFDEKNIELRLGVEAASVDSESRILRLADGSELGYDELVIATGLVPRRIPGLPDLAGVHVLRSIDDSLALRADLAEGRRALIVGAGFIGCELAASMRAGGLDVVLVEPQPTPLASVLGEKIGGLVARLHTEEGVDLRAGVGLTSLVGTDRVTGAVLGDGTEVDVDVVAIGVGSVPVTAWLDGSGVEFDNGVVCDGVGRTAVPHVWAVGDVAAWQLQVGGRKRVEHWSNAGEQAKILAGALTGTGDENAAAQVPYFWSDQYDVKIQALGTVAPTDEVHVIKDDGRKFLAYYERDGILAGVVGGGMAGGVMKMRAKIAAGTPIGEVLEAASA; encoded by the coding sequence GTGCAGAAAATTGTGATCGTCGGGGCGGGTCTGTCGGGCCTGCGCACCGCGGAGGAACTCCGGAGGGCCGGATACGAGGGTGACCTGATTCTTCTCGGAGGTGAACCGCACCTTCCCTACGACCGCCCGCCGCTGTCGAAGGAAGTGATGCGCGGGGAGAAGAGCGACACCACGCTCAAGCCGCGTGAGTTCTTCGACGAGAAGAACATCGAACTCCGGCTGGGGGTCGAGGCCGCCTCGGTGGACTCCGAATCCCGCATCCTGAGACTCGCCGACGGCAGCGAACTCGGCTACGACGAACTCGTGATCGCCACCGGTCTCGTGCCGCGGCGGATCCCGGGACTTCCGGACCTCGCGGGCGTCCACGTTCTCCGATCCATCGACGACAGTCTGGCGCTGCGCGCGGACCTCGCCGAGGGCAGGCGTGCGCTGATCGTCGGGGCGGGATTCATCGGCTGCGAGCTGGCGGCGAGCATGCGGGCCGGCGGGCTCGACGTGGTGCTGGTCGAGCCGCAGCCGACGCCGCTCGCGTCCGTGCTCGGCGAGAAGATCGGGGGGCTCGTCGCCCGCCTGCACACCGAGGAGGGAGTCGACCTGCGCGCCGGTGTCGGGCTCACCTCACTGGTGGGGACCGACCGGGTCACCGGGGCCGTTCTCGGTGACGGAACCGAGGTGGACGTCGACGTCGTGGCGATCGGGGTCGGCTCGGTCCCGGTCACCGCGTGGCTCGACGGGTCGGGTGTCGAATTCGACAACGGTGTGGTGTGCGACGGCGTCGGGCGCACGGCGGTCCCGCACGTGTGGGCGGTCGGCGACGTGGCCGCATGGCAGCTGCAGGTGGGCGGTCGCAAGCGCGTCGAGCACTGGAGCAACGCCGGGGAGCAGGCGAAGATCCTCGCCGGCGCGCTGACCGGCACCGGCGACGAGAACGCCGCAGCTCAGGTGCCGTATTTCTGGAGCGATCAGTACGACGTCAAGATCCAGGCGCTGGGCACGGTGGCGCCCACCGACGAGGTGCACGTGATCAAGGACGACGGCCGCAAGTTCCTCGCCTACTACGAGCGGGACGGCATCCTGGCCGGTGTCGTCGGCGGCGGGATGGCGGGCGGTGTCATGAAGATGCGGGCCAAGATCGCGGCGGGAACTCCGATCGGCGAGGTCCTCGAGGCCGCGTCGGCGTAG
- a CDS encoding glutamate racemase: MIVALIDSGLGMLPTAAWLRKLRPELDLILALDPDGAPWGPKPEQWVIDRVLATAQRSVDRGAEVIVLPCNTASVTALDHVREFVGPQVPVVGTVPAIKPAAAAFASVAVWATAATTASRYQADLIEKFGNGSSVVGVACHGLAEAIDRGEREAAAAAIASAAERTPGDVGAVVLGCTHYPLMADEIAARLPAGVRLFDSAEAVAAQTLRRIDALNRPSTGEGTVEVFLSGRPGRLPASAEAFPAGQLLAAGRSQPS; the protein is encoded by the coding sequence GTGATTGTTGCGCTCATCGACTCGGGTCTCGGCATGCTGCCGACGGCGGCGTGGCTGCGCAAGTTGCGACCCGAACTGGATCTGATCCTCGCACTGGATCCGGACGGGGCCCCGTGGGGTCCCAAGCCGGAGCAGTGGGTGATCGACCGTGTTCTCGCGACCGCGCAGCGCAGCGTCGACCGCGGCGCCGAGGTGATCGTGCTGCCGTGCAACACGGCGAGCGTCACCGCGCTCGACCACGTCCGGGAGTTCGTCGGACCGCAGGTTCCGGTCGTCGGGACGGTGCCGGCGATCAAGCCGGCCGCCGCGGCGTTCGCGTCCGTCGCCGTCTGGGCGACCGCGGCGACGACGGCGAGCCGGTATCAGGCCGATCTGATCGAGAAGTTCGGGAACGGCAGTTCGGTGGTGGGGGTCGCGTGCCACGGGCTCGCGGAGGCCATCGACCGGGGTGAGCGGGAGGCCGCGGCCGCTGCCATCGCATCCGCCGCGGAGCGGACGCCTGGCGACGTCGGCGCAGTGGTGCTGGGCTGCACCCACTATCCGCTGATGGCCGACGAGATCGCGGCGCGCCTCCCCGCCGGGGTGCGGTTGTTCGACAGCGCCGAGGCGGTGGCGGCGCAGACCCTGCGCCGTATCGACGCGCTGAACCGGCCGAGCACGGGGGAGGGCACCGTCGAGGTCTTCCTCAGCGGCAGGCCCGGACGGCTACCCGCGAGCGCGGAGGCGTTCCCCGCCGGTCAGCTGCTGGCCGCGGGACGATCTCAGCCGAGCTGA
- a CDS encoding TetR/AcrR family transcriptional regulator, which yields MPAPHLGKSGGPQPRKSRRRRSAKIDGDARELILDAAESLIAVHGFDATSTASIAAAAHVPKGLVFYYFPSKTDILLALLSERLPTEPFGDVGPLVTPGDPAASLVNLDTALNLRDHHSSVMRVIIWREAETHPDVRAHLRRFRDYLSDITERLLQASSPYPVQPGTLRACATAWVAAMFSVAGNDRLHDLDDLPRRHGEELGSVARVVAAGMVQLG from the coding sequence ATGCCAGCACCCCATCTCGGTAAGTCCGGTGGCCCCCAACCGCGGAAAAGCCGGCGGCGGCGCAGCGCGAAGATCGACGGCGACGCCCGGGAGCTGATCCTCGACGCCGCCGAATCACTGATCGCCGTACACGGATTCGATGCCACGTCCACCGCATCGATCGCCGCTGCCGCGCACGTCCCGAAAGGACTGGTGTTCTACTACTTCCCCTCCAAGACCGACATCCTCCTTGCCCTGCTGTCCGAGCGGCTGCCGACCGAACCCTTCGGCGACGTGGGCCCCCTGGTGACCCCGGGCGACCCCGCCGCCAGCCTCGTCAACCTCGACACCGCACTGAATCTGCGCGATCACCACTCGTCGGTGATGCGGGTGATCATCTGGCGCGAGGCCGAGACCCACCCGGACGTCCGCGCCCACCTGAGGCGGTTCCGCGACTACCTCAGCGACATCACCGAGCGACTGCTGCAGGCCAGTTCGCCGTACCCCGTGCAACCCGGAACGCTCCGGGCCTGCGCGACGGCGTGGGTGGCCGCGATGTTCTCCGTCGCGGGCAACGACCGCCTGCACGACCTCGACGACCTGCCGCGACGACACGGCGAGGAACTCGGCAGCGTCGCACGGGTGGTCGCGGCCGGGATGGTTCAGCTCGGCTGA
- a CDS encoding SPW repeat domain-containing protein, whose product MRSWSRMQDVVAIVIGAFAALSPLWLDTNNAAMWSLIVLGVLVALSGLVHMSRPEMTVAEYAMAVFGVLLFLSPWVMNFDAFTGASWTAWVVGVLAVVVAVTGLPMMSSRMHGHGGLATHH is encoded by the coding sequence ATGAGATCGTGGAGTCGTATGCAAGATGTGGTGGCGATCGTGATCGGAGCTTTCGCGGCACTCTCGCCGTTGTGGCTCGACACCAATAACGCCGCGATGTGGTCACTCATCGTCCTCGGTGTACTCGTGGCCCTCTCCGGTCTCGTCCATATGAGCCGCCCGGAGATGACTGTGGCCGAGTACGCGATGGCCGTCTTCGGAGTGCTGTTGTTCCTCTCCCCGTGGGTGATGAACTTCGACGCATTCACGGGCGCGTCGTGGACCGCATGGGTCGTCGGTGTCCTGGCAGTCGTCGTGGCTGTCACAGGGTTGCCGATGATGAGTTCCCGGATGCACGGACACGGAGGGCTGGCAACACATCACTGA
- a CDS encoding DNA alkylation repair protein produces MIFARAVGDVWDSALVTSTADDVKRALGEVSDETDAVNLARFFKTGPGEYGEGDVFIGVRVPRTRGVVRAHADLDLPEVTVLLDSPVHEHRLAGLLVLVAQFDGAAKAGDDALGEKIATFYLDLVMRGRVNNWDLVDASAERILGGWLFDRPRDLVYELAADDDLWRRRVALLTTFGFIRRGDASTTLEVAEAVLGDRRDLTQKATGWMLREVGKRVDRALLTGFLDRNAAAMGRTALTYACEHLTAEERAGYRAMR; encoded by the coding sequence GTGATCTTTGCTCGCGCTGTCGGTGACGTGTGGGACAGTGCCCTCGTGACTTCGACCGCAGACGACGTGAAGCGCGCCCTCGGCGAGGTGTCGGACGAGACCGACGCCGTGAATCTGGCACGGTTCTTCAAGACCGGTCCGGGGGAGTACGGGGAGGGCGACGTCTTCATCGGCGTGCGGGTTCCCCGGACGCGCGGCGTGGTCCGGGCGCACGCCGATCTGGACCTGCCGGAGGTGACGGTGCTGCTCGACAGCCCGGTGCACGAGCATCGCCTGGCGGGCCTGCTGGTGCTCGTGGCGCAATTCGACGGGGCGGCGAAAGCGGGCGACGACGCACTGGGCGAGAAGATCGCGACCTTCTACCTCGATCTGGTGATGCGGGGGCGGGTCAACAACTGGGATCTGGTGGACGCGTCCGCCGAGCGGATCCTGGGCGGGTGGCTGTTCGACCGGCCGCGGGACCTGGTGTACGAGCTGGCAGCGGACGACGACCTCTGGCGGCGCCGCGTCGCGCTGCTCACGACGTTCGGCTTCATCCGGCGGGGCGACGCGTCCACGACGCTCGAGGTCGCGGAGGCCGTCCTCGGTGATCGCCGCGACCTCACCCAGAAGGCGACGGGATGGATGCTGCGTGAGGTCGGCAAGCGGGTCGACCGCGCCCTGTTGACCGGTTTCCTCGACCGGAACGCCGCGGCGATGGGCCGCACGGCCCTGACGTACGCGTGTGAGCACCTCACCGCCGAGGAGCGTGCGGGCTACCGCGCGATGCGCTGA
- a CDS encoding CHAP domain-containing protein, whose translation MTAPAPPRRRRRAGPILAAVVAMMVVVAGGVLWLAPDRYLPWDTAEFPTVDTTTLSPPQARIVALLEAEHGTQRPGTFYSEGVEEPWCADFVSWIMREAGMPLSNPNSGHWRIPGVYTLQEYYESQSRFQEVGDGYRPAVGDVVLYDNSSWVGQHTNFVVAVDGDTATTVGGNEFGRIRVHTVDWASDSAVVGFGRLG comes from the coding sequence ATGACCGCTCCCGCGCCTCCGCGCCGCCGCCGACGTGCCGGGCCGATCCTCGCCGCGGTCGTCGCGATGATGGTCGTCGTGGCGGGCGGGGTGCTGTGGCTGGCTCCGGACCGCTACCTGCCGTGGGACACCGCCGAATTCCCGACCGTCGACACGACCACGCTGTCGCCTCCGCAGGCGCGGATCGTCGCATTGCTCGAGGCCGAGCACGGCACGCAGCGGCCCGGGACGTTCTACTCCGAAGGGGTCGAAGAGCCCTGGTGCGCGGACTTCGTCAGCTGGATCATGCGGGAAGCGGGCATGCCGTTGTCGAATCCGAATTCCGGGCACTGGCGGATTCCCGGCGTCTACACGTTGCAGGAGTACTACGAGTCGCAGTCGCGGTTCCAGGAGGTCGGCGACGGGTACCGCCCGGCCGTCGGGGACGTGGTGCTCTACGACAACAGCAGCTGGGTCGGCCAGCACACCAACTTCGTCGTCGCCGTCGACGGGGATACGGCGACGACGGTCGGCGGCAACGAGTTCGGCCGGATCCGCGTGCACACGGTCGACTGGGCGAGCGACTCCGCCGTCGTCGGTTTCGGCCGGCTCGGGTGA
- a CDS encoding ferredoxin--NADP reductase, protein MTTVEVPHSSRSVVLTVSGVVEETPDSRSLVFDVPADLAGKFAYKPGQFLTLRIPSDRTGSVARCYSLASSPFTDDAPKVTVKRTADGYGSNWLCDNVAVGDTLEVLPPSGVFTPKSLDHDFLLFAAGSGITPVISILKSALTEGSGKVVLFYANRDENSVIFAEELRTLAARYPSRLVSIHWLETVQGLPGVDQLASAVAPYLGHEAFMCGPAPFMDTIHKALADAGMPRTQVHAEVFNSLAGDPFRDADVVEVTEDEAADAATVEVELDGEIHNLSWPRKQTLVDIMLAEGIDVPYSCQEGECGSCACTVLEGKVEMENSEILDPEDIESGYILGCQARPVTDHLKIEF, encoded by the coding sequence ATGACGACTGTCGAGGTGCCGCACAGCTCACGATCAGTGGTGCTCACCGTGTCGGGCGTGGTCGAGGAAACCCCCGATTCCCGGTCATTGGTCTTCGACGTCCCGGCAGACCTCGCCGGCAAGTTCGCCTACAAGCCGGGCCAGTTCCTCACCCTGCGCATCCCCAGCGACCGCACGGGATCGGTCGCCCGGTGCTACTCGCTGGCCAGCTCGCCGTTCACCGACGACGCCCCCAAGGTGACGGTCAAGCGGACGGCCGACGGGTACGGGTCCAACTGGCTCTGCGACAACGTCGCCGTCGGCGACACCCTCGAGGTCCTCCCCCCGTCGGGAGTGTTCACCCCGAAATCACTCGACCACGACTTCCTGCTGTTCGCGGCGGGCAGCGGCATCACCCCGGTGATCTCGATCCTCAAGTCCGCCCTCACCGAAGGGTCCGGCAAGGTCGTCCTCTTCTACGCCAACCGCGACGAGAACTCGGTCATCTTCGCGGAGGAACTGCGCACTCTCGCAGCCCGGTATCCGTCGCGGCTCGTGTCCATTCACTGGCTCGAGACGGTCCAGGGGCTGCCCGGCGTCGACCAGCTCGCCTCCGCCGTCGCCCCCTACCTCGGGCACGAGGCATTCATGTGCGGACCGGCGCCTTTCATGGACACGATCCACAAGGCCCTCGCCGACGCCGGCATGCCGCGCACCCAGGTGCACGCCGAGGTGTTCAACTCGCTGGCCGGCGACCCGTTCCGCGACGCCGACGTCGTGGAGGTCACCGAGGACGAGGCCGCCGACGCCGCCACCGTGGAGGTGGAGCTCGACGGCGAGATCCACAATCTGAGCTGGCCCCGCAAGCAGACTCTCGTCGACATCATGCTCGCCGAGGGAATCGACGTGCCCTACTCCTGCCAGGAGGGCGAGTGCGGCTCCTGCGCGTGCACCGTCCTCGAAGGCAAGGTCGAGATGGAGAACAGTGAAATCCTCGACCCCGAGGACATCGAGAGCGGCTACATCCTGGGCTGCCAGGCCCGGCCGGTCACCGACCACCTCAAGATCGAATTCTGA
- the mdo gene encoding NDMA-dependent methanol dehydrogenase (This methanol dehydrogenase is considered a nicotinoprotein, since its NADP cofactor remains is not dissociable, but instead remains permanently bound. A member of this family has been shown to act as a formaldehyde dismutase, able to convert two molecules of formaldehyde (plus one water molecule) into one of methanol and one of formate, with no net change in its redox state. More recently, it was shown in Mycobacterium smegmatis that this enzyme is critical to ethanol utilization, for which the biosynthesis of the cofactor-like electron carrier mycofactocin is also required.), translating to MAIELNQIWDFPIKEFHPFPRALMGVGAHDIIGVEAKNLGFKRTLLMTTGLRGSGIIEELVGKIEYQGVEVVLYDKVESNPKDYNVMEAAALYQKEKCDSIISVGGGSSHDAAKGARVVVAHDGRNINEFEGFAKSTNKENPPHIAVSTTAGTGSETSWAYVITDTSDMNNPHKWVGFDEATIVTLAIDDPLLYYTCPQHFTAYCGFDVLAHGSEPYVSRLDFAPSLGNALYSVELVAKNLREAVFEPRNLKAREGMMNAQYIAGQAFNSGGLGIVHSISHAVSAFFDSHHGLNNAIALPRVWEYNLPSRYERYAQLAGALGVDTRNLTTVQAADAAVEAAIRLAKDVGIPDNFGQVRTDSYEKNQMNTKKYEGRGDTIRGDEKTVRAISEHIQGDWCTPGNPREVTVESMLPVVDHAINSAY from the coding sequence ATGGCCATCGAGCTCAACCAGATCTGGGACTTCCCCATCAAGGAATTCCACCCGTTCCCGCGGGCACTGATGGGAGTGGGCGCCCACGACATCATCGGCGTCGAGGCGAAGAATCTCGGATTCAAGCGGACCCTGCTCATGACCACCGGCCTGCGCGGCTCGGGCATCATCGAGGAACTGGTCGGTAAGATCGAGTACCAGGGCGTCGAGGTCGTGCTCTACGACAAGGTCGAGTCGAACCCCAAGGACTACAACGTCATGGAGGCGGCCGCGCTCTACCAGAAGGAGAAGTGCGACTCGATCATCTCCGTCGGCGGCGGTTCGAGTCACGACGCCGCGAAGGGCGCCCGCGTCGTGGTCGCGCACGACGGCCGCAACATCAACGAGTTCGAGGGATTCGCGAAGTCCACCAACAAGGAGAATCCGCCCCACATCGCCGTATCCACCACGGCCGGTACGGGTTCGGAGACGTCGTGGGCGTACGTCATCACCGACACGTCGGACATGAACAACCCGCACAAGTGGGTGGGATTCGACGAGGCGACCATCGTGACCCTCGCGATCGACGACCCGCTGCTCTACTACACCTGCCCCCAGCACTTCACCGCGTACTGCGGATTCGACGTCCTCGCGCACGGCAGTGAGCCGTACGTGTCGCGCCTCGACTTCGCGCCGTCTCTCGGAAACGCCCTGTACTCGGTGGAACTCGTCGCGAAGAACCTGCGGGAGGCCGTGTTCGAGCCGCGCAACCTGAAGGCCCGCGAGGGAATGATGAACGCGCAGTACATCGCCGGGCAGGCCTTCAACTCCGGCGGCCTCGGCATCGTGCACTCCATCTCGCACGCGGTCAGCGCGTTCTTCGACAGCCATCACGGACTGAACAACGCCATCGCCCTGCCCCGCGTCTGGGAGTACAACCTGCCGTCGCGGTACGAGCGCTACGCCCAGCTGGCCGGCGCGCTGGGGGTCGACACCCGCAACCTCACCACGGTGCAGGCCGCGGACGCGGCGGTCGAGGCCGCCATCCGCCTGGCGAAGGACGTCGGCATTCCCGACAACTTCGGTCAGGTGCGCACCGACTCGTACGAGAAGAACCAGATGAACACGAAGAAGTACGAGGGTCGCGGCGACACCATCCGCGGCGACGAGAAGACCGTGCGCGCGATCTCCGAGCACATCCAGGGCGACTGGTGCACGCCGGGCAATCCGCGTGAGGTGACGGTCGAGTCGATGCTCCCCGTGGTCGATCACGCGATCAACAGCGCGTACTGA
- a CDS encoding MadB family AAA-type ATPase: protein MTAPHTAPEPEDVRFADGAELKEALREVDYIADDEFAVVVHLATALERPLLLEGPAGVGKTELAKSLADASGRKLVRLQCYEGLDDNRALYEWDYAKQLLHVQMLRDRIGEKLSAFDDIADASKFLAAQDFGLYSEHFLSVRPLLEAILSPEPVVLLVDEVDRTEESMEALLLEVLAEGQITIPEVGTFAARSAPWVILTSNDTRELSPALKRRCLHYHLGYPTSQRERDIVTARAPEVEDAVAADVVDLARTLRELPLRKSPSIAEVIDAARAAVVLKSTGVAVSSQSAVRDILLTALLKYTSDVELARTRLSGEQPLPSDEHSAPAGPAERVTVASRPANTTTAVFRGHGGRDRGGIGAGRQGRR, encoded by the coding sequence ATGACTGCACCGCACACAGCCCCGGAACCGGAGGACGTCCGCTTCGCCGACGGCGCGGAACTGAAGGAGGCGTTGCGCGAGGTCGATTACATCGCCGACGACGAGTTCGCGGTGGTCGTCCACCTGGCGACCGCGCTCGAACGCCCGCTCCTGCTGGAGGGGCCTGCCGGCGTCGGCAAGACGGAGCTGGCGAAGTCGCTGGCCGACGCGTCGGGGCGTAAGCTCGTCCGGCTGCAGTGCTACGAAGGTCTCGACGACAACCGGGCGCTGTACGAGTGGGACTACGCGAAACAGCTTCTGCACGTGCAGATGCTGCGCGATCGCATCGGTGAGAAGCTGTCCGCGTTCGACGACATCGCCGACGCGTCGAAATTCCTGGCAGCCCAGGATTTCGGGCTGTACTCGGAGCACTTCCTCTCGGTGCGCCCCTTGCTCGAGGCGATCCTGTCGCCGGAACCGGTGGTGCTGCTCGTCGACGAGGTGGACCGCACCGAGGAGTCGATGGAGGCGTTGCTCCTCGAGGTTCTCGCGGAGGGGCAGATCACGATTCCCGAAGTGGGGACGTTCGCTGCCCGTTCGGCGCCGTGGGTGATCCTGACGTCCAACGACACTCGTGAACTGTCACCCGCGCTCAAGCGCCGCTGCCTGCACTACCACCTCGGCTATCCGACGTCGCAGCGTGAGCGGGACATCGTGACGGCCAGGGCCCCCGAGGTCGAGGATGCCGTCGCGGCGGACGTGGTGGACCTGGCGCGTACGCTGCGGGAGCTGCCCCTGCGCAAGAGCCCGTCCATCGCGGAAGTCATCGACGCGGCCCGCGCGGCCGTGGTCCTGAAGTCGACGGGGGTGGCCGTGAGTTCGCAGTCCGCGGTCCGGGACATCCTGCTCACCGCCCTGCTCAAGTACACCAGCGACGTCGAACTGGCCCGCACCCGGCTGTCCGGCGAACAACCGCTCCCGTCGGACGAGCACTCCGCTCCGGCCGGGCCCGCGGAGCGCGTGACGGTCGCATCGCGGCCGGCCAACACGACCACCGCCGTGTTCCGCGGGCACGGTGGCCGCGACCGCGGCGGCATCGGCGCGGGCCGTCAGGGCAGGCGCTGA
- the madC gene encoding MadC family VWA domain-containing protein, with product MLHPAPDPSPSPSLPAQLLDVLAASFGKVLRRYGVAASPAEVIEVRRVFGLVGGRDSATLRASLRAVCAKYTYEQQGFDRAFDVFFRAAADAAPDSRPPSRAEFAEGLPSALEVADNAETARYAEYNERAAEVGDHFDTPEAQKGFNPHKDDDDVSMTSSDADLSVDSEAESGRRGVTYTVEVERAASTAVGDLASSTSGAVVGSLSWDDPESILAWLDAYDPSKVYADTGGAEPLTAAQLNRLAEAVEAFVGALADARDLAAGPAATTSAAVASTSRAEVNQACYEVLRRMRGPSRPRPRELARGRLDMRRTVRASLRTEGVPFHLMVKTPRPDRVRVLILADVSLSVRPVTAFTLRLAQAMHRRASRCQVLAFVDRPVDVTDTLLAGTDDDALASVLADPRIDLEASSDYGRVFSDVLTGFGSDVNSRTSVVVVGDGRCNGLPPGVDEFADLRRKVHRLAWITPEPERYWNQASCAMPEYAEICDRVVVARDAAQLMSRAAELGHALR from the coding sequence ATGCTCCACCCGGCCCCCGATCCGTCCCCGTCCCCGTCCCTTCCCGCGCAACTCCTCGACGTGCTCGCGGCGTCGTTCGGAAAGGTGTTGCGCCGCTATGGTGTCGCCGCGTCCCCGGCCGAGGTCATCGAGGTTCGCCGGGTCTTCGGGCTGGTCGGAGGCCGGGACTCGGCTACCCTGCGAGCGTCGCTGCGCGCGGTGTGCGCGAAGTACACGTACGAACAGCAGGGTTTCGACCGTGCCTTCGACGTGTTCTTCCGGGCGGCCGCCGACGCCGCCCCCGACTCGCGGCCGCCGTCCCGGGCCGAGTTCGCGGAGGGCCTGCCGTCCGCGCTGGAGGTGGCGGACAACGCGGAGACCGCCCGGTACGCGGAGTACAACGAGCGCGCCGCGGAGGTCGGCGACCACTTCGACACCCCCGAGGCGCAGAAGGGGTTCAACCCGCACAAGGACGACGACGACGTGAGCATGACGTCGAGCGACGCCGACCTGTCCGTCGACTCGGAAGCCGAGTCCGGGCGTCGCGGTGTCACGTACACGGTCGAGGTGGAGCGGGCGGCGAGTACCGCCGTCGGTGATCTGGCGTCGTCGACGAGCGGCGCCGTCGTCGGATCCCTGTCCTGGGACGATCCGGAGTCGATTCTCGCGTGGCTCGACGCCTACGACCCGAGCAAGGTCTACGCCGATACCGGCGGGGCCGAGCCTCTCACCGCCGCCCAGCTGAACCGGCTGGCGGAGGCGGTGGAGGCGTTCGTCGGCGCGCTGGCGGACGCCCGGGACCTGGCGGCCGGACCGGCGGCGACCACGAGCGCAGCGGTGGCGTCCACGTCTCGCGCAGAGGTGAACCAGGCGTGCTACGAGGTGCTCCGGCGGATGCGGGGGCCGTCGCGTCCCCGTCCGCGCGAACTGGCCCGGGGCCGCCTCGACATGCGTCGCACCGTGCGCGCGAGCCTGCGGACCGAGGGCGTGCCGTTCCACCTGATGGTGAAGACGCCGCGCCCGGACCGGGTGCGGGTGCTGATTCTCGCGGACGTGTCGCTGTCGGTGCGCCCCGTGACCGCATTCACGCTCCGGCTGGCGCAGGCCATGCACCGCCGGGCGAGCCGGTGTCAGGTGCTGGCGTTCGTCGACCGGCCCGTCGACGTCACGGACACCCTCCTCGCCGGGACCGACGACGACGCGCTGGCCTCGGTGCTCGCCGACCCCCGAATCGATCTGGAGGCGAGCAGCGACTACGGCCGGGTCTTCTCCGACGTCCTGACCGGGTTCGGCAGCGACGTGAACTCCCGCACCTCGGTGGTCGTCGTCGGCGACGGGCGGTGCAACGGCCTTCCGCCGGGCGTTGACGAGTTCGCCGACCTGCGACGCAAAGTGCACCGGCTGGCCTGGATCACGCCGGAACCCGAGCGGTACTGGAACCAGGCGTCGTGCGCGATGCCGGAGTACGCGGAGATCTGCGACCGCGTCGTCGTCGCCCGCGATGCCGCTCAGCTGATGTCCCGCGCCGCCGAGCTGGGGCACGCGCTGCGGTGA